The region ACTATTAGAATGAACTGGTTCTACAGTCAGTCATACATTGCACACCTTCCTTTTTATTGAGGGCAGATGCAGTTTTTTATTCTGCAGTGTGAAAATGGAACACACCATTCAGGTTGTGTTTACAGAATAAAAAGAACACGTCTGACTTATGAGGAAAAAATTCATCCTGAGCTCCATCATGTGGTGTCTCTGTGCAGAGGTCAATAGTGCTTGATATTCAACCGGTGGCGGTGAGCATTTTTTAGCCACCACtggcgttattcccagatatgcaatgatgggccatgtccgggtactggcattgaatatctaggtttatgTGGCCAACTATttgttatgtggttaagtgcagtattcagcacttaaccgcataagtgacaccacataaagataggacttacTTTGATGTGGTCCAATTTAACTgctaaattaaggggcccttttactaaagggttgccatgcggcaatgggcttgccccatggcaacccggaactaccaccagcccacccccagcgtgcagcATTTCCAGGCTGCTGGAAGGTTTCAAAAATTATCACCACAAAGGGTTACCCGACAGTACTCGGGTAGCGCAGTGTGTGTTACGGGTTAGCTCAGgccaatgggtagtggtaagtgcttccccaaaatggccatgcggcatgtgagaacttaccacacagccatgtcttttttccacttttttacctgctgtggtaaatggGAACTCTGCATGCCGCAAAAACTCACGCTGCCAGtagcatagggcccttttactgcagcttagtaaaagggccctctagGTGGTTAAAAATGCTGACTTCACCCTCGAAACgcctccaaaatagccagttttgagttaggtactaactggacattttcagcgagaCTAACCAGTTAAATGTCACTGAAAATGAGTGGTTATCCCTGAACAAGCAATTTTACTGGCCAAGAGCCATTTCTGGTTAAATCGTTTGACTATTGACTTCTTAGTTTTTATCTCAGAACTGAGCAGTTTGGAGAGGGGAGTCACAGAGCACAGCAGGCCCACCCAGGTCTTTTTTTTATACCCTGAGATCTTCcatggctggagtggggctttaaAGTTTGTGCCCATCTTCAAAACAGGTTTCATCACAGTACTGGTTCTGACACTTtactcttgttttattttttgacttGGCAATTTCTTCTGGCATCGTTGGGCTaccagctcagtcagaaccagcATCTCTTGGGCAGTGGAACCAGTTGCAATTCACTAGGTTTCCCCTTCGGTTTTCCAGCTTCTAGACCTTGCTCAGCATTGCAGTGATagtcctaaggggtccttttactaagctgcggtaaaaagtggcctgcgctagtttagacacatgaaatatttttttacagcagctgggaagaaggcctttttttaatggggcagtaaatggccatccACTAGTATGAACAGTAGCACacgactatttactgcctgagcccttaacgccatctatttacttggcggtaagggttcacatgctactcatgcagtaatcaggcaacacgcggcaatgtggctgcgctgccaaattctgccaggaatgcccctcacggcagaaaatagaaaattattttctaccatgggaacaTTGCACTCCAACTTCGAAATTGCTGCCAGGCGGCCGCGCTACTCCAAGGATAGTGTTGATTTAGTGCGTATTAgcactaccgtggcttagtaaaagggcccctaagtcagaTATCCTGGCCCACTCTGGACTCAGTATGTGTGTTTCCTAAATTTGGCCAGTAGGTGACACGATTGCAATGAAAGATACTTCCATTCACTGAGGATTCTGAGTGCTGCCTGTAGAGAACCTCCATCCCCAGGCAGCGAGCGGAGCAAAAACTAGGTCTGGCAACACTATGCAGTACCATTATTTAGTCACCTGGCAAGctacatctttttctttttattaatagCACCTTGCCAGATTGCTGAGTGTCTCAGGAATGCTGGTGTCGGTCATCTGTGATCAGTAGGTGTGTGAATTATGGTCATTATAATATACACAAGTGTGCATCTTTCTCTCTTCTGTCTTTCTCCTTGTGCAGTGCTTCTGTCTTCCACCCTCGCTGATGTCCCCCAGGCTGAGGCTCCAGAGCTTTTTGACACTGGACCCTTCTCCAAACTGGTTGATGACAGGGCCCATGTCTTGGTGCGCCGGGCTGCGGGAAAGAGGTTCTATGACATGTACCATGGAAccagtgagcaggctgcaatgtCTATCTTCCAGACGGGCTTCAGACCTTCTGCAGATGGCATGCTAGGACGTGGGGTCTATGTGACCACAGACATCCGACATGCTCGGCATTACCCTATGAATTTGATCCCAGCACACCGTGTCATCCTTAAAGTTAAGGTCCGTGTGGGCAAGGTGAAGAAGATTGACGGTGTGAACCACCCGCTGCGGAAGACTTGGCATGATCATGGCTATAACACTGCATGGGTGCCCCCAAATTCGCCCAAGTGGATCAGCCCCCTGACGGAAAACTGTGTCTGGAGCCCATGGAGGGTGAGAGTGATGGATGTGGTGGAGGGCCCAGCTGCAGCCGTAGCACGCCTGAAGTCCTTGCTGAGTTCGATGAAGGCCAATCAATGCAAACCATGGTTGATGTGTTAGGAGCCAATCctaaaaaaagaggaaaatgtgtgtgtgcttgtgctTATCATAGTAACAGAGGGGGGCCATTATTCAGAGAGATTTAACTGATTAGGAGCGTCTCCTGTCCTGTTCAATCACACTGGTTGGCCCAGGACATGTTATGTGTAAATGCTAAAATTCTATCTAAATGATATTCTGTATATACACATCTATCTTGCATATTGGGTATTTTACAAGTAGGCAGAACTCATAGGCAGAGTCTGGGCTTAGTATGGGCGGGACTTTCATGCCCTTAACTtaaagaatactataagttacacatataTTTACAGCATTTAAACACAAGCGCTTACAGCAGCTCCAtgatatatatctactataataaaacacaccctcaacattctgaggacactgacgtcactgcaggcactcacacaccggttcgtaagttcatggtggtgaagccacaacactcaccatgtcttcatgccctgccctcgcgtcacacgtgatgatgtcgagggtggaACACGTACACAACAAGGCAAATGAACGCacagggagcagtagggaaacacgcggagcgtgtttccctactcctccccttccaacaaatcgcaGCCAccgaggacgtgcccatcaccccgccccatcaccccgcccctttaaaGGTACTTCCCCACCCCCTgtcgccccctcttcccctcatcaccttccctcccccctgtcacctctcctccccttacgccactatccctggtggtctagcggtacctgtttgctcgggcaggaacgaaagagcccccgctttcctgcccggagcgctgctgctagctgcccggctgcatcgtgtgtgagtccggctctcggagtttcaaaatggccgccaagagttcaagctgcctttctttctttcctgccccgactgaacaggtacctctacaccaccagggagactagcgtaaggggaggagaagggagtcccgtgcccgctagcgcctatttcatcagaggcagaaacgggccttttttacttatatatatatatatatatatataaaagaactgCTGTATTGGGTCAGATTGATggtccatctactactactactactactatttagcatttctatagcgctacaaggcatacgcagcgctgcacaaacatagaagaaagacagtccctgctcaaagagcttacaatctaatagacaaaaaataaaaaataagcaaatcaaatcaattaatgtgaacgggaaggaagagaggaggcccAGTCTCCTGCTCCTAACagcctaacagtggccaattcaggtcacaactacctggcaaaatcccaaagagcagcaagatttcaTACTACGGGTCCCAGGGataaatagtggcttttcccttgtctatcttaatagcagattatgtactcttcctccaggaacttgtccaaacctttttaaaaccaagatctgctaaatgctgttaccacatcctctggcaacaagttccagagcttagctatttgcTGGGACCTGGTTGCActcatattctataaaagattctaggcacctactttcctttctagaaCAGACTTCTCCCAGTGCCTAATTCTAGGAACTCTGTTCTAGAATTACCCTCTCTCTGGCTGGCTACTGGATTGTGGCCATAGCAGTGTAGACAGAATATCTAAGTAGACTGGATTGGCCTTTCGTTTTTTTTCTGTCATCAGTTCCTCTGTTGCAATGTTACAAATCATTAGTATTGGGTTTGATATCTTTTAAAGCTGATTGTCTTATAGATCAGGGGTGGACAACcacggtcctcgagagccacaacccagtcaggttttcaagatttacacaatgaatatgcatgagatcagggGCGGATTGACCatacgggcaaccgggcagtgcctgagggcctagaggatctcccccccccacacacacacatacactacaACCCCCAAGTCTCACTGAGTGCTCCCCATTTTcaacttgaagggccctggtggtctagtggcccctgcaggggcaggaaagaaccccactctttcctgcccactgccactactCTGCCTGGTGCTGACGTGTTTTCAAAACAGCTGCCGAGATGTCCTGCAACAGTCTTGCGAGACTCCTGAGACCCACgagactaccacaggaagtctcggcagccattttgaaaacatggcggtGCCAGACAGAGTAGCGGCAGTGGGCAGAATAAAGTGTGGTTCTTTCATGCCCCAAAAAtggcactagaccaccatggccctTGAGGCAGCAGCTACAGCAGTAGGGgaggggctgtagtgtgtgggaggaggCAGTGGTACAGCAGAGGGCGGCAGGCAGTGGCCAGGGGgctccaatgacctttactgcccaggggcccaggtcactgtcagtccgcccctgcatgagattgatttgtatgtactgcttcgattgtatacaaatagatctcatgcatattcattatagaaatCTTGAAGACCTGACTGGGACCCttgaggaccgtggttgcccaccccggTTATAGATTAGCTGTGTTTGGACCTTGTGCTTCCCTTTCATGTAATCACCTCCTTTTCTAATTAAcaaaaaattatattttcttCCTGTAATAAAACTGCAAATATAATCTTGGAAATCAACAAAGTCTTATTTATGAGTTAGTGTATCCAGCACAACTGGAAATTGTGGGAACAGTCGCTGGGGGTTTTGGGTTCTTTCTGACAGGGAGTGAGAGGAATGAAGCAGAACCACAACAGATTGGGGTTGTTCCAAAATTATGTGAATTAGAGATACAGAATGTAATAAGTGAAAGTACCTTCTGCCGGATGTTCAGAAAGATCACTAACTATCTGTACTAAACAAACACTACTGGAATGCCTAAAAGCAAAAGGacacttaggtgcccttttacaaagccgcaggagggctactactactactacttagcatttctatagcgctgccagggttacgcagcgctgtacaagtttaaacacggggaaggacggtccctgctcaagagagcttacaatctaaaggtaacaaactatgtagtcagtgtaggtatcatgaatggggaaggtggttaggcgccaaaagcaagggagaagagatgggctttgagtaaggacttgaaaatgggcagggagggcgcatggcgtatgggctcgggaagtttgttccaggcataaggtgatgcgaggcagaaggggcggagtctggagttagcggtggtggagaagggtacagataggagtgatttgttctgagagcggaggttacgggtgggaacataaggggagaggagggtagagaggtaatggggggctgcagattgagtgcacttgaaggtcaatcaAAATTCAATACATTACATTATGCAGTTATAAAGCGagcccctctatacttttatacaaaaatgcaaaatttACACAAAAAACAGTCCCCCCCCAaaacattcaactcaacttcaagtgtacatgcttccaccaaaccccaaaggtctttacccccacctccacccgtttccatcgggccacttcctggacagctcggacaacgtcccaggagacctgctcagcagacctgcactcctggcgcagGGACACCCCGCAGtgagccatccataggcagtatctgatgataactgagattagaaaggcggtacctggctctagccgccctgtccccccctgcctcccatacacccagtccgcataggtgtaggatgtgaagctggggatggccagcaaggcagccactctccggcaaaccgctacggagaatggacactccctcaggaagtggtccatggtctccagccggccagcacacccccccctcgggcagtctcggtcctactggttcctacaccgaaggtttgccctaacatacaacctgccatgtagggacagccaggcaatgtccctgtacttgtgtgggatgcgtttggatgaaataaaacgcaggccctgcctcagcacgggatctggagcatccctaagagccaggggagaggagaagcgttgggagcgaacccgctccacccagatctccctctgtcctgccctaacttcctcccatgtattgtcccacagccgaaccagctttaccaaggatttgtagtagcctaccccctctggGAAACCTTTCCGCAACCGtctcaccctacctccccccaaccaaggaccccaaaatccttcccaccactggacaacactgtgtacccatcctggggcatcCGGACCCCCCGCCTgccccaggttaaactggatgaagagggaggagaatagcaagaccgggtttaccattcccaccccccccccttcctcctgcGACTGGTAAGTAGTATTACGTCTAACCaggttcatcctgttcccccacaggagttgaaagaacacgctgtaaattgccgtgaaacagcgCTCCGacaggagacagatgtagctcaggaagaggaacatggggaccacctggctcttcagcaaccggacccagtcctccatgggcatccgccaccccttccaccggtccaccttctccctcgcctctGCTATCCTTTGCTCCCAAttctcccgcccgtaatcccccccccaaaatacactcccaacaccctcattttctctatcccatctggaaacccaccccctaaattaaaccgccgtccctcCAGCCCTACCTacaagctggtgctcttgcccaggtttacccgagaccccgaagcctgggagtactctgcaagggtctcccgcagcctcctcccctccctgcgatccgccacccagacAGTGACATCGTCCGCATACGTGATGGctcgcaacacattccctttgcctacctccacccctctgagcccgtcctccccccctttccagccttctcaccaggggatcaatggcgaaagcgtacagcagggggctcaacgggcacccctgtcgCACCCCCGCTgagatccccacctccgcccccctccatccatttacCAGGGGAAAGAATCATgcccccgcatacaataactgCAGTTGTGCGATCCATTCCCCTgggaatccatagtggtctaggaccttccataagaaaccccactgcactcggtcgaaggccttgtcctggtccaaggctatgaccagcctgccctctcccacccaactacattccaggccctccctcacccaggccactgcctccaacctccccccttcccgggaccccacacccctgcggggctgccagcacttccccggagatcttcctcatgcgagcatggagcatgtgagcgaagatcttccggtcggtgttcagaagCGCAATCAgccgccaatttgccacatcctgggggtccttgcctttaCTAAGGcggaccaaagctgatgcccccatcgactcaggcaaggagccccctgttcgtgccgcctcccagattgccaacaagactggcgccaactgatccctaaaccgctggtagaactctgccgggagtccgtccggccccggcgccgtcctgcgccgcaaggccccgatggcctcctgtacctcccgcagcatccacggccgcagcaagacctgaagatgaggccccccccttacccacccctagggtttcctcaatgtacctcgccatggcctcctTCCCCAACCATTGGTCCAAAAAGACCCGCCCAAAGTaggtccccaccacctgcaagataccttccctagactgctggagagtccccctcccccttatcccttaacccctctactaccctcctctcccttctttccttacagcagtcatatGGGTCCGGGCTGAGCAGTTttccgaagtcccgctcatagacgagggaagagtaccgattgtattgtacctgttccacctcctgctgcaaggcctcaatgtcctccctccactggaaatcaaattgtcccttcgcttcctcagagcagttcctagccgggtgacctccctcccctgcctcctcgcctgacggagaaagaaccccctggtgcggtgtttcaaaacttcccaccagtcccctagggaagggaagacatcctgaatggatacctggtctgccagaaactccagatactcctggtgcaacaccccctccctcaaccatttctgattcaaatgccacaatcctttccccaatccgtaaatcccccctccccccagcttgaccatcaccatcttgtggtctgagaaatcaacctctaccacccttggtgccttcccacacaaccctccccgaactaaaaaccggtcgattctacttctacaagtgcccagggcaaaagtgaaaccctgcgtcccaccaccaaactctatatgtgcgtccaccaatcccgctcccttcatgatccctaCTAGCCGCACCCCATCATAACCTACTTGTGCCGCCCtccccctatcctccttcctcaggattgtgttaaaatccccccccccccccacaccagctgccgtgaggtgtaaaggtacggccgaattttcccaaaaaGTGCTGACCTTCCCCGTTTGCTTCGCGGCCCAtagatgttaatcacccgcaaagccacccccccgcaatctcacatctaacaccagacacctcccaattcccagctccaccaccctgtggatctctactttaaaggttttgaagaggatgcctatccccccataccgttccccAGCCAGACCCCAAACagagggcccccatctccaggcctgctttgcccgccgaacctcctccagcattcgcagcctggtctcctgcagaaggaaacagtccaccgccacggcagagaggccatcgaacgccaagcatctcaccctctgggaggcgacactagccacattaagtgtggcgaatgttaGCAGCAGTCCTgccatcattgtgccgttccataccccccgccctcctggctaccttccctctgctccatactacctccagggatcccttccccttccccctccccttcctcctctgcccagtcccggacccctagctcaaaaagccccccctttcttactttcttcctccccttcttcctcttttcttcgaccacctccctccctccctgggagTCGTCCACcgaccccccctctccccccgcccctctcccgccccttctgccccttctgCCCCGTCTTCGACCCCCTCCgtcaatcctgcctccagcccggcctccctcctctctcttgccttcatcattgcctcctgtcctaccttcctttcctcccccaccctcccttcagccccccccaatccgccccccacctccccgacctcctccactaccatttcctcctcttcgtccctcaaagcctcttcttcttccttttacccgccGTTCCCTTTTCAGCCTCTGCCATGCTTCCAAACCCATCCTGCCGGCTcaccccatcctctccttcctctcctgccagtttctcaccccctccctcatcttccaatcccctaaatctgttctctacttctatccccattcttgccccccctcccccttcctcccataccCCTGTCcccttccgttgtttttttgacacccaCGTCCAACTCTCATCTtccccttcctgccgcttccgcccttcccccaaccccccccccacctcccactccctgtccctccgcagcCCCTTTCCCCCCACCCTGGGAACCTGCTCTCGCCCTACATCccgtcccccctctccctctgaactggaccgccccctcccatgtcctcctctcccccattatggaaggcccaagggcaagctctgaatgcatgccccagacccccacacaagttacaccggatagatgcacaagactccgtaggatgctccttTGACCCACACTTCCCACACTGCtgtactgggcacgacatactaaagtgtctgaatgacccgcacttgtgacattgccgtggctgccccttataaaagcagaggatccgatccctgccaatgaacgccgcggagggaatgtgctgggtcacgtgtcctgcctgcttcagcctaacctgcgcaccccatcctcccacccacaccctactggggtcagggagcttggacaagggggtacACAATTCTGCGTgccgctgtagccagaaggccaggtccgccccaagatggattcatttcggaccagcagggttacctgcaccaggtcaggtctgctgatcggtacggccctaaagtttctccaatcccctttcccccttacccagtggcgtagctagggtagttgacacccggggccggtcattttttaacacccccccccccccaaaatccagtactaggtataccgagaatacaaaacactcaggacctatagagcaattctaccataccataagcagtaatttgtacgagtcacacaaggaaaaggaaagcatcttaaacactac is a window of Microcaecilia unicolor chromosome 11, aMicUni1.1, whole genome shotgun sequence DNA encoding:
- the LOC115479649 gene encoding uncharacterized protein LOC115479649, coding for MAPLTATVFALFVLLSSTLADVPQAEAPELFDTGPFSKLVDDRAHVLVRRAAGKRFYDMYHGTSEQAAMSIFQTGFRPSADGMLGRGVYVTTDIRHARHYPMNLIPAHRVILKVKVRVGKVKKIDGVNHPLRKTWHDHGYNTAWVPPNSPKWISPLTENCVWSPWRVRVMDVVEGPAAAVARLKSLLSSMKANQCKPWLMC